TCTTCCCCCGCCTGGGTGTCGGCTGTCGTCCCGCGGTCGGCCCCGGGCGCCCGGTCCAGGAACCGGACGTCGTCGGCCACCACCTCCGCGACGCGGCGGCGCTGCCCGTCTTGGGTCTCATAGGAGCGCACCTGGAGGCGGCCCCGCACCGCCACCAGCCGCCCCTTGCTGAGGTGGTTGGCGCACGTCTCCGCCAGCTTCCGCCAGACGACGACGTCGATGAAGTCGGCCTCCCGCTCACCCTGCTGGTTGGTGAAGGGGCGATCCACGGCCAGGGTGAAGCCGCCGACGGCCACGCCGCTGGGCGTGTAGCGCAGCTCCGGATCGCGCACCAGCCGGCCGATCAACACGACCACGTTCAACACCGGTGGGACCCCCTCCCGGGTCGCAGCCCGCGGGTGGACCGCCCGGCGGGTCGGCCGCGCCCCGCCCCACGGCTGCAAGCCGGACCAGCCTGCTCGGGCGCCCGTCAGGCCACCTTCTCCCGCAGGATGATCATGTGGCGGATGATGCCGTCGGTCAGGCGGATCACCCGCTCCAGCTCCTGGGTGACGCCGGGCGGGGCCTGGAAGCGCACCACGGTGTAGTGCCCCTCCTGGTAGCCGGCGATCTCGTAGGCCAGGCGGCGGCGCCCCCACACGTCGACCTGCTCCACGGCCCCGCCGCCGTCGGCGACGACCTTCTGCAGTCGGTCGAGGATCGCCTTCTGGGCGTCGTCGTCCAGATCCGGGCGGGTGATGTACATCATCTCGTAGGCGCGCACGGCGGCACCTCCTTCCTCTGGGCGTGCGGCCCCCGCCAGGGCGCCCGGGCGGGCGCCGGCGGGAGCAGGAAGGCAACGAGACGGGACGACCCGGCCGTTCGCCGGGCCACACGCCCTACCTTAACGCCGGGGGTGGCGGGTGTCAACGCAAGGGCCGACGACGCCCCCCTATTTCCCGGGCAATGGACCGGTGTTGACCCGGCGATGGCCGGGCTGGTTCGGATGTCGGCCGTCACGGCTGGGATGGCGCGTCGGACCCCGTGCCGTCGGTACCGGCCGGCGGACGGTTCGGGCCGCCCAACACCTGGCGCACCGCACGCTCGAACTTGCGTCGCGGCATGAGGACCAGGTGGCCGCATCCCAGGCAGCGGATGCGAAAGTCCATGCCCACCCGCAGGACCTCCCAGCGGTCGGATCCACACGGGTGGGTCTTGCGCATGCGGACGATGTCGCCCAGGTAGAACTTCTTGGGACCGCTCACGGCGTCACCCCGCCCCCTCCCATGACGAGCCGGCGGCCGCGGTCAGGCGTGACCACAGCGCTTGCCAGCCCGCGACCAACCAGGTTGCGAGCCGCGCCTGCTCCAGCGCGTCCCACCCGGAGGCGCCGAACGGGGTCGGTACGTGCCCTCGCAGCTGG
The sequence above is drawn from the Thermaerobacter sp. FW80 genome and encodes:
- a CDS encoding single-stranded DNA-binding protein, translating into MLNVVVLIGRLVRDPELRYTPSGVAVGGFTLAVDRPFTNQQGEREADFIDVVVWRKLAETCANHLSKGRLVAVRGRLQVRSYETQDGQRRRVAEVVADDVRFLDRAPGADRGTTADTQAGEELADFGDVTGLPDDDIPF
- the rpsF gene encoding 30S ribosomal protein S6 — its product is MRAYEMMYITRPDLDDDAQKAILDRLQKVVADGGGAVEQVDVWGRRRLAYEIAGYQEGHYTVVRFQAPPGVTQELERVIRLTDGIIRHMIILREKVA
- a CDS encoding DUF951 domain-containing protein, which gives rise to MSGPKKFYLGDIVRMRKTHPCGSDRWEVLRVGMDFRIRCLGCGHLVLMPRRKFERAVRQVLGGPNRPPAGTDGTGSDAPSQP